The sequence below is a genomic window from Paenibacillus sp. DCT19.
TATGAGCGTTTAAACGTGAAGTTTGATTATACGCTAGGTGAGAGCTTTTACAATGATAAGATGGGTGCAGTCGTAGATGAACTCCGGGCGAAAGGATTGCTGGAAGAGAGTGATGGGGCACTTGTGGTGCGCCTGGAAGAAGAGAATATGCCCCCTTGCTTAATCATCAAAAAGGACGGAACAACGATCTATCCAACCAGGGATCTAGCTACAGCGATATATCGGCATGATGTCATGAAGGCAGACAAGATGTTATATGTGGTTGGAGGTGAGCAGAAGCTGCACTTCAATCAGGTTTTTGCAGTGTTATCCCGGATGGGTTATGACTGGTCTGCGAATTGTGAGCATATTCCGTTTGGTCTGATGCGTTTCGAAGGAAGGAAAATGTCTACTCGCCGTGGTAAGGTCGTCTTTTTACAAGAAGTATTGGACGAAGCGGTCTCCCGTGCAATGCAGATTATTCAGGAGAAGAACCCTAATCTGCCTAATCCGCAGGAGGTTGCGGAGGCAGTAGGTGTAGGGGCAATTGTATTTGGAGATCTGAGCAACAATCGTCTGAATGATATCGATTTTTCGTTGGAAGATGCGGTGAGCTTTGAAGGGGAGACGGGTCCCTATGTGCAGTATGCGTATGCTCGGATTAACAGTGTGCTGGCTAAGGCTAGAGAAGTTGCCGAAACGGAGAAAGGCCTTGAAAAGGAGCTAACAGCACTTGATCACGCGAACAACAGCATGAAGCAGAAAGTGACCACGAGTGAACCAACATGGACGTTGTTAAAATTGCTGGCTAATTACCCGGAATATTTGAGAAAAGCTGTACACCGCAATGAGCCTTCCGTCATAGCCAAATATGCAATTGATGTTGCACAGGCATTTAACCGGTTCTATCATGCAGAACGGATTGCGGACGCACCACTGGAAGAAAGAGCTTTCCGGTTAGCACTAACGGAACGTACAGCAGAACGTCTGGCACACAGTTTGAATTTGCTAGGTGTAAAAGCACCGGAACGGATGTGATCAATTGGTGGGTTGGAGGACAAATACACGTTCTAAGAAAACAACCAACGTAGAGGAAGAGCAGACATATCATTCAGGAGCCGAAGGGGTGTTGCTGCAACAGGTAAGTAAACGTCTGGGCTCAGTGCAGGTGTTGAAAGAGATTAGTTTTCATATCGCTGTAGGGGAGTGTGCTGTGTTAGTTGGTAGAAATGGCTCAGGTAAAAGCACGCTCCTGCGAATGTTAGCAGGAATGATCCTGCCGAATTCGGGAAGCATGCAATCTTCGTTTAAGGGTCGAACAATGCTCGCGATTGATGGGCTACCTAAGCTACCTTTTACGGCTAAAGAGTACCTCATGACGATGGGAAGGATACATGGTCTTCGCTCCGCTGTGCTGGAGCAACATATTAAGCAATGGAGCGAACGATTATTCCTTGGTGCAGCGATTGATCAGCAGCTCCCCCTGTTGTCCAAAGGTACACTTCAGAAGGTGAACCTGATTCAATCCTTGCTTCCAGGTCCAGGTGGACTTATCCTGTTAGATGAACCATTGTCCGGTCTGGATCATGCGGCACAGGAAGCCATCGTGTCGCTGTTACAACAATGGAAAGAGCAAGGGACCACGATTATAACGGCCTGTCATGAGCCCTTAATTATTGAACGTATGGCGGATCATGTCATCGTTCTGCAACAAGGAGAAATCCTGCGCCATTGGAGACAGTCTGATCTGGAGTGTATCGGTGAACCTGATATGCGAATCCAGAGTTTAATGCAACAGGCGGTAGAACTAGGACAAGAGGATCAGATAACGAACGTTACTGGACAACCAGGTGTTCGATCTGTTCACAGCTCTCATATAGAACAACATGGGGTTATAGCACATTACGAGTGGTTGTGGGATTGGAGAGTGAGTCGCAGCTCTGCAGACCGGATCATTGGACAGATTATTGCTTCCGGCGGTTCAATTGTATCTGTTCAGCAGGATAAAAGTTTAATTCAGATGGAACGTTTGTTAGAGGGAAAATCGCCGATCCAAGCGATAGTGGACGAAAAGAATACTTCTTCTCTTGATGCTCTATCCGCTGCATGTGTTGCTAAGGAGGACGCTCAATGAAGTATTTAATCAAGTACTTGTTACAACAGAACATTCGTTCACAGAAATACCTCGCGCCTGTCGTATTTTATACAATCGTTATGTTACTAATGTATTCATATAAACCTAACCCAGTAGCGGATAGTTATGGGGTAACGGCCATGCTGCTCTTTTTTGGATCGGCCTGGTTAGGATTAACCGTAATGAATGCCGAACCCCCGGGGCAGATTCAATTATTGGTGCTTCATGCAGGAAGTAGACGAAAAGTAGCCATTGGGCAATTGATCAGTGCAGTAGTTATGCAGTTGGCCATGGCCTTGATTACGATTGTTTATCCTATCGTTACTGGAATGTTTGAGAGGCAACCGAGCGCCAATGAATGGATCGTTGCTTGGTGCGGACATCTTGTATTAGCATTACTCGGCCTTAGCGTCAGTGTATTCTTTCAGAACGCATACATATCCCGGCTCAGCCGAAGCTTACCCATCTTCATCGTTGTGTTACTGTCATCATTCGTACAAGTGTCTTTATCGGAGAGATTGCCCGAATCCCTTCAATGGATG
It includes:
- a CDS encoding ATP-binding cassette domain-containing protein, whose product is MGWRTNTRSKKTTNVEEEQTYHSGAEGVLLQQVSKRLGSVQVLKEISFHIAVGECAVLVGRNGSGKSTLLRMLAGMILPNSGSMQSSFKGRTMLAIDGLPKLPFTAKEYLMTMGRIHGLRSAVLEQHIKQWSERLFLGAAIDQQLPLLSKGTLQKVNLIQSLLPGPGGLILLDEPLSGLDHAAQEAIVSLLQQWKEQGTTIITACHEPLIIERMADHVIVLQQGEILRHWRQSDLECIGEPDMRIQSLMQQAVELGQEDQITNVTGQPGVRSVHSSHIEQHGVIAHYEWLWDWRVSRSSADRIIGQIIASGGSIVSVQQDKSLIQMERLLEGKSPIQAIVDEKNTSSLDALSAACVAKEDAQ
- the argS gene encoding arginine--tRNA ligase; the encoded protein is MLKKQAAAHIAPLTGLEESEVLNLLEVPPQQEMGDIAFPCFVLAKSLKKAPVAIATEIASALQSDILEAAPAGPYVNIRFKREQLATQLLQELGQSGFGKLEEGIDARVVIDMSSPNIAKPFGVGHLRSTVIGAALYRLYNEVGYTAVSVNHLGDWGTQFGKQIAAYKRWGNDAALQAEPIRTSLELYVRFHDEAEHDPSLETEARDWFRKLEQGDEEAKRLWAFFVEVSMKEFDRMYERLNVKFDYTLGESFYNDKMGAVVDELRAKGLLEESDGALVVRLEEENMPPCLIIKKDGTTIYPTRDLATAIYRHDVMKADKMLYVVGGEQKLHFNQVFAVLSRMGYDWSANCEHIPFGLMRFEGRKMSTRRGKVVFLQEVLDEAVSRAMQIIQEKNPNLPNPQEVAEAVGVGAIVFGDLSNNRLNDIDFSLEDAVSFEGETGPYVQYAYARINSVLAKAREVAETEKGLEKELTALDHANNSMKQKVTTSEPTWTLLKLLANYPEYLRKAVHRNEPSVIAKYAIDVAQAFNRFYHAERIADAPLEERAFRLALTERTAERLAHSLNLLGVKAPERM